The window CAAATGGTAAAGGGACACCAGCAAACCCTTGTCTCCATTTTGTATCAGTGGTAAAAAACTGTTTTTCTTCACATCTGGGACATTTCTTACGGCCATCGAATATAAAGAATAGCTCTCTCCATTTAAATTGATATTGACACGACCAGCAAGAAGGCACCTTCATAGTAAGTAATCCCCCTCTGAGGATATTATTATTATGGCACAGAAGCAATGTTGATTCCATCTATATAAATATAAATTGCGTAGAATTTTGGCGTAGAAGTGTAATTCTACGCTATAATTGTGTTGAAAACCATGTCCAAAGCATACGAAAACCCCGGATTATCTCACAAAAATTTTTGCGTAGAATTTCTTAAGACAAAAAATAAGGGGGGATACCATTGATTAACCGGTTTGTCAAAGAGGGGCTGAAAGGAAAATCGGCCACAACCGTCAAAACATATGAGCAGGCGTTGAGACAGTTTGAACATTGGCTTCAAGGGGCTGGAACGGATTTAAAAGGGTATGCACGTACCGATGTCCAGCAATACATAGATTATCTGGTGGCCAAAAAGAAAAGTGCGGCCACCATCAATAAGATATGGAACGCCATCAAAAAATACAGCCGGTGGGCCGGGAAAGAAGAAACGATAGAGGACATTGCCGTTGTTCAACCCCCTTCATACTATACAGAAGCACCAAAAAGTTTAAGTCAAGTGGAGCGGAACCGGCTCATCCGGGAAGTGGACAGGTCGGGAAACAAAAGAGATTTTGCCATTGTGATGATGTTACTCAACACGGGATTGCGTGTTTCAGAATTGGTTTCACTGGACAGATCGGACGTGGAGATCAGTGAACGGAAAGGATCAGTCAGAGTAGTGGGGAAGGGGAACAGGGAGCGGGTCATTCCTCTTAACAAGGAAGCCCGCCGGGCGTTGCAGAAATACCTTGATGAGCGGACAGACTCCCATCCAGCCCTTTTTTTAAGCAACCGTGGCCAACGGATCAGTGTCCGTAGTGTCCAGTACCTTTTAGAGAAGCATGGTGTACATCCTCACCAGCTAAGACACACGTTCATCACCGGATTGGTGCGGAACAATACAGATATTGCCGTGATCCAGTCCATGAGCGGCCATACGTCAACTAAGATGATTGTAAGGTATTCCCGGCCGACTGAAGAGGACAAACTTCAGGCGGTTGAGGAATTGTGGCACAATACAATAAAGGAGTGAACACATTTGGATAATAAGATATTTGAGTTACCCATACATTGTCTTGTTTTTCTCAGGGGAAAATGCAAGGTTTGCCACACGGTCAATAAAAAGCAGATATATGATTATGGCAAAATGAGATATATTGACATGGAGAAAAAAATGGATCAGACAAATCACCAAGTAGAACCGCTTGTTTGTTCAAAATGTCAGACGGAATATTCGCCCAGTGAAGTTGAGTATTTTGACAAACTTAGAAACATAACAATCACTGTAGCCAAACTGGAATGGGGCAATATGCGGGAGGAAGATGAATACAAGAAAATGGAAGAGGCTCACAAGGCAAGGTATCACACCTTCAAGGAAAAGGAACGTGAGTTTTGGGATGCGTTCAATGGATATATGTTGCAGGACTTCCGACAGGCGATTAACGAACTTCAGAAAGAAGAGTTTGAACAGGCATACAAGGCATTGGGTATAGACGCTGACTGTAAGACGTTGGCTCAATACCGGAAAGATGCCATTCAGCGTTTCAAAACGGCAAAACAAAAAATTGATTTTTGGCAGGAAGCAAATAGATATTTCATCTATGATCACATACTTGAACTGGGGCCTTTGGCTTGGATACCTGAGCAAGACATCAAAAAATTCGGGTTAAACAGAACACGTTTTGTTCTTCTTCATTTTCCTGTCGGTGAACCACTGGAAGGACTGATAACAGAATACATTGGCCGCATTGTCAAGAAAGAGAAAGGCGACAATGCGTTTCTGTTCAGAAGGATCAGTCAATTGACTGATGAATTGCAACGGGTTAGACGTAAAAACACGGAATACTATCACAAAATAGAATCTCTTAAACTGGAAATTGCCGGATTTCAAAAGAAACTGAACGAAGCGTACACGGAATTAAAAAACTTGCGGAACAACCAAACGGCGTACACCCGTGATCCGGCCGATATAGCCAAAATACATGAGTTGAAATCTTTTATCAATGAATTGATGGACGAATTAAGGCAGTATAGACAAGAAAAACAATCTGAAGATTACAGCCAACCTGTTGTGCTTGAAGAAACTATTGATGATAAAGTGCAGGATGAGACACAAGACCTTATTGATGAAACACAAGACTTCATCAAGGGCAAAACGATTGCCATTATCGGCGGAGAACGCCGTGAACATGCAGAATCCAAAGACTATCCCTGTGAAGTGATCACTCACGATGGACGAAAGCATAACCCGGAATTCTATCAGACACTGCAAAAAGCGGATATTATTGTGGTCTTGACACAATACATATCCCATGCCAGCATGTGGGAAGCCAAAGCTCATGCGTTGGAAAATGACAAATTAATCCATTTTACAAAGTCAATTAATGTGGAACGCATAATTGAAGAGGTGAATGAGCTTTGCAGAGAGTCTGCCATGCAATAGACTGCAACAGACGCTTCGAGCCAAGACATCCAAGACAAAAATACTGTTCACGGATGTGTAACGACAGGGAAAAACGCAGGCGTTATGTCAAGGAAAGAATCAGGAAAGGCCTTTGCGCTCAA is drawn from Caldalkalibacillus thermarum and contains these coding sequences:
- a CDS encoding DUF2325 domain-containing protein gives rise to the protein MEKKMDQTNHQVEPLVCSKCQTEYSPSEVEYFDKLRNITITVAKLEWGNMREEDEYKKMEEAHKARYHTFKEKEREFWDAFNGYMLQDFRQAINELQKEEFEQAYKALGIDADCKTLAQYRKDAIQRFKTAKQKIDFWQEANRYFIYDHILELGPLAWIPEQDIKKFGLNRTRFVLLHFPVGEPLEGLITEYIGRIVKKEKGDNAFLFRRISQLTDELQRVRRKNTEYYHKIESLKLEIAGFQKKLNEAYTELKNLRNNQTAYTRDPADIAKIHELKSFINELMDELRQYRQEKQSEDYSQPVVLEETIDDKVQDETQDLIDETQDFIKGKTIAIIGGERREHAESKDYPCEVITHDGRKHNPEFYQTLQKADIIVVLTQYISHASMWEAKAHALENDKLIHFTKSINVERIIEEVNELCRESAMQ
- a CDS encoding TIGR04104 family putative zinc finger protein, producing the protein MKVPSCWSCQYQFKWRELFFIFDGRKKCPRCEEKQFFTTDTKWRQGFAGVPLPFVPFVGQILNFSFPMILSAMLIIGLIIILIAPFSYEFTDKQQPLF
- a CDS encoding tyrosine-type recombinase/integrase — encoded protein: MINRFVKEGLKGKSATTVKTYEQALRQFEHWLQGAGTDLKGYARTDVQQYIDYLVAKKKSAATINKIWNAIKKYSRWAGKEETIEDIAVVQPPSYYTEAPKSLSQVERNRLIREVDRSGNKRDFAIVMMLLNTGLRVSELVSLDRSDVEISERKGSVRVVGKGNRERVIPLNKEARRALQKYLDERTDSHPALFLSNRGQRISVRSVQYLLEKHGVHPHQLRHTFITGLVRNNTDIAVIQSMSGHTSTKMIVRYSRPTEEDKLQAVEELWHNTIKE